A window from Salminus brasiliensis chromosome 7, fSalBra1.hap2, whole genome shotgun sequence encodes these proteins:
- the romo1 gene encoding reactive oxygen species modulator 1, producing MPVAVGPYGQAQPSCYDRVKMGFMMGFAVGMAAGAMFGSFSCLRIGLRGRELMGGVGKTMVQSGGTFGTFMAIGMGIRC from the exons ATGCCAGTAGCCGTAGGACCGTACGGGCAAGCCCAGCCAAGCTGCTATGACCGAGTCAAGATGGGCTTCATGATGGGCTTTGCAGTGGGGATGGCTGCAGGGGCAATGTTCGGATCGTTCTCCTGTCTCAG AATTGGGCTGAGAGGCCGAGAGCTAATGGGCGGAGTGGGGAAGACCATGGTGCAGAGCGGCGGCACATTCGGCACCTTCATGGCCATTGGGATGGGCATTCGCTGCTGA
- the mych gene encoding myelocytomatosis oncogene homolog produces MLPSCSPSHDWLSESEPLLFDDEFCQSLIKDLQTHALPTPPQSPPLKPGLGKPLSSMDQLELVSELLLEDSDFLHLNWSCDFNGDDGAGAGSSSRASPDQSPIDPVSEDCLWRCPEEKSAEEKLSSVLSSSPLLSDIDTQIFAEIAGSTLDCHSAALACHLLESEDLLLDSPEQSESSSDYGSLSAGGESSASDSEEEIDVVTVRRCKTLTRSQYQQQQEDSRREQQRALKRCHLEIQQQHNYAAPRPASPPPPSTCLKRSRASGDSHKHSGRSRNFTTRHSADTEDEEERRRTHNVMERQRRNELKNCFLRLRDNVPELSNNDKASKVVILKRAKESIWNLETEDQRLGHKKDKLRQRQEQLRARLEQLRRL; encoded by the exons ATGTTGCCGAGTTGTTCTCCGTCGCACGACTGGCTCAGCGAATCGGAACCGCTGCTGTTCGATGACGAGTTCTGCCAGAGCCTCATCAAGGACCTGCAGACCCACGCGCTGCCCACCCCGCCGCAGTCCCCGCCGCTGAAGCCCGGCCTGGGCAAGCCGCTGTCCAGCATGGACCAGCTGGAGCTGGTGTccgagctgctgctggaggacaGCGACTTCCTCCACCTCAACTGGAGCTGCGACTTCAACGGAGACGACGGGGCGGGCGCCGGATCCAGCTCGCGCGCCAGCCCCGACCAGAGCCCCATCGACCCGGTGTCGGAGGACTGCCTGTGGCGGTGCCCGGAGGAGAAGTCCGCCGAGGAGAAGCTGTCCTCCGTGCTCTCCTCCAGCCCGCTGCTCTCGGACATAGACACGCAGATCTTCGCCGAGATCGCCGGATCCACGCTGGACTGCCACAGCGCGGCGCTCGCGTGCCACCTGCTCGAGAGCGAGGACCTGCTGCTGGACAGCCCGGAGCAGAGCGAGTCCTCCTCTGACTACGGCTCTCTGTCTGCCGGGGGGGAGTCATCCGCGAGCGATTCCG AGGAGGAGATTGACGTGGTGACAGTCCGCCGCTGCAAAACCCTCACGCGCTCTCagtaccagcagcagcaggaggacaGCCGGCGGGAGCAGCAGCGAGCTTTGAAACGCTGCCACCTGGAgatccagcagcagcacaacTACGCCGCTCCTCGGCCCGCCTCCCCGCCCCCTCCCTCCACGTGTCTGAAGCGCTCCCGGGCCTCCGGAGACTCCCACAAGCACTCCGGACGCTCCCGGAACTTCACCACGCGCCACAGCGCTGACacggaggacgaggaggagcgGCGGAGAACCCACAACGTGATGGAGCGACAGCGGCGCAACGAGCTGAAGAACTGCTTCCTGCGCCTCCGCGACAACGTCCCCGAACTGTCCAACAACGACAAAGCCTCCAAAGTGGTGATCCTGAAACGGGCCAAGGAGAGCATCTGGAACCTGGAGACGGAGGATCAGAGACTCGGTCATAAGAAGGACAAACTCCGGCAGAGGCAGGAACAGCTCCGGGCCAGGCTGGAGCAGCTCCGGAGGCTCTGA